A single Oryctolagus cuniculus chromosome 16, mOryCun1.1, whole genome shotgun sequence DNA region contains:
- the LOC100344279 gene encoding patched domain-containing protein 3, which produces MSFLSAKVAPQTTPEPHPEAGPASETGQPEAEQRREPGPDGAPPPAPASPTAAEEAEARRGAETRPAERRAWAAAAAQPPEPPASCPPAGGPRRHCDTSCLEAPLSRAFGSLGWAVGSHPWLFLLLPMVLTALLGIGLVHLPKDELEDLEEQYTPIRSPAKAERRFVQGHFATNDSHRFSDARRSTEANYLSILVVSKDDSVLDGDVFAEVDRLDRMVQALRVAQENRTEIRFEQVCAKYKAVCVPCNPLLYAWQQNRRLDLSRVSFPIYSHDSHPVYLAGFFGKLVLGESVGMSQLLLEAKAMRLLYYLKTEDGRDSELSKRWLTHFLARFPSMQAGLALQRVHLVHFTSLSRQMEFEATSETVVPLFYWAYALLILFAVVSCYRLDCVRNKMWVAAFGVVCVVLAVVSSFGLMLFIRVPFVIIVANSPFLILGVGVDDMFLMVSAWQKTRLRDSVRERMALVYSKVAVSITITTLTNILAFYTGVMSSFRSVQYFCIYTGTSLLFCYLYNVTCFGAVMALDGKREGLCLNWLKKPDPRYSSFRKSCCLPFGSTPDEEGMDVHPMNLFFRDYFGPFVTNPWSKLFVVLTYIAYLTSSIYGCFQVQEGLDSRNLASDDSYIIPYFNVEEDYFSDYGPRVMVIVTEPVDYWREDVRQKLGQCMIDFEKNDYVNKNLSEFWLPTYVSHLKNSSLDPNDKDTFMDNVSAFLGTVPFFTYDVNISSSKEIVCSRGFVQTMGVSTSTSKKLMLLQLREIAAACAVPLMVYNHAFIYFDQYAAIIENTVRNVMVASSVMLLVSLLLIPHPVCSLWVTFAITSVIVGVVGFMAFWSVNLDSISMINLVICIGFSFDFSAHISYAFVSSSETLVDRKSVEALYLLGYPVLQSAISTIIGVCVLFAAKAYIFRTFAKIMFLVMFFGAVHGLIFIPVFLTFFGKCL; this is translated from the coding sequence GAGCCGGGCCCCGACGGGGCGCCGCCGCCGGCCCCCGCGAGCCCCACGGCGGCGGAGGAGGCCGAGGCGCGCCGGGGCGCCGAGACGCGGCCGGCGGAGCGGCGGGcgtgggcggcggcggcggcgcagcCCCCGGAGCCGCCGGCTTCGTGTCCTCCGGCGGGCGGCCCCCGGCGCCACTGCGACACGAGCTGCCTGGAGGCGCCGCTGTCGCGCGCCTTcgggagcctgggctgggccgtGGGCTCGCACCcctggctcttcctgctgctgcccatGGTGCTGACGGCGCTGCTGGGCATCGGGCTGGTGCACCTGCCCAAGGACGAGCTGGAGGACCTGGAGGAGCAGTACACGCCGATCAGGAGCCCGGCCAAGGCGGAGCGGCGCTTCGTGCAGGGCCACTTCGCCACCAACGACTCGCACCGCTTCTCGGACGCGCGGAGGAGCACCGAGGCCAACTACTTGTCCATCCTCGTGGTGTCCAAGGACGACTCGGTGCTGGACGGCGACGTGTTCGCCGAGGTCGACCGCCTGGACCGCATGGTGCAGGCCCTGCGCGTGGCGCAGGAGAACCGGACGGAGATCCGGTTCGAGCAGGTGTGCGCCAAGTACAAGGCCGTGTGCGTGCCCTGCAACCCGCTGCTGTACGCGTGGCAGCAGAACCGGCGGCTGGACCTGAGCCGGGTGTCCTTCCCCATCTACAGCCACGACAGCCACCCCGTCTACCTGGCTGGCTTCTTCGGCAAGCTCGTGCTGGGGGAGAGCGTGGGCATGAGCCAGCTGCTGCTGGAGGCCAAGGCCATGCGGCTGCTCTACTACCTGAAGACGGAGGACGGCCGCGACAGCGAGCTGAGCAAGCGCTGGCTGACGCACTTCCTGGCCCGCTTCCCCAGCATGCAGGCCGGGCTGGCCCTGCAGAGGGTCCACCTGGTGCACTTCACCTCCCTCTCCAGGCAAATGGAGTTCGAGGCCACCTCGGAGACGGTGGTGCCGCTCTTCTACTGGGCCTACGCGCTGCTCATCCTCTTCGCTGTGGTCTCGTGCTACCGGCTGGACTGCGTGCGCAACAAGATGTGGGTGGCGGCCTTCGGCGTGGTCTGCGTGGTGCTGGCCGTGGTGAGCAGCTTTGGCCTGATGCTGTTCATCCGCGTGCCGTTCGTCATCATCGTGGCCAACTCGCCCTTCCTCATCCTGGGCGTGGGCGTGGACGACATGTTCCTCATGGTCTCGGCCTGGCAGAAGACCCGGCTGCGGGACAGCGTGCGCGAGCGCATGGCCCTGGTGTACTCCAAGGTGGCGGtgtccatcaccatcaccacgcTCACCAACATCCTGGCCTTCTACACGGGGGTCATGAGCTCCTTCAGGTCCGTGCAGTACTTCTGCATCTACACGGGGACCAGCCTCCTCTTCTGCTACCTGTACAACGTCACGTGCTTCGGCGCGGTGATGGCGCTGGACGGGAAGAGGGAAGGGCTCTGCTTGAACTGGCTCAAGAAGCCTGACCCCCGCTATTCCTCGTTCAGGAAGTCCTGCTGCCTGCCGTTCGGCTCCACCCCGGACGAGGAGGGCATGGACGTCCACCCCATGAACTTGTTCTTTCGGGACTACTTCGGCCCGTTCGTCACCAACCCCTGGTCCAAGCTCTTCGTGGTGCTGACCTACATCGCGTACCTCACCAGCAGTATCTACGGCTGCTTCCAAGTGCAGGAGGGTCTGGACTCGCGCAATCTGGCCAGCGACGATTCCTACATCATCCCCTACTTCAATGTGGAGGAGGATTACTTCTCCGACTACGGCCCCAGGGTGATGGTCATCGTTACCGAGCCTGTTGACTACTGGAGAGAAGATGTCCGGCAGAAGCTGGGCCAGTGTATGATAGACTTCGAGAAAAACGACTATGTCAATAAGAATCTGTCCGAGTTTTGGCTGCCAACCTACGTGAGCCATCTGAAGAACAGCAGCCTGGACCCCAACGATAAGGATACGTTCATGGACAACGTGTCCGCGTTTCTAGGCACCGTGCCGTTTTTTACCTACGACGTTAACATTTCGTCTTCCAAGGAGATCGTCTGTTCCCGGGGCTTTGTTCAGACTATGGGCGTCTCCACCTCGACCAGCAAGAAGCTGATGCTGCTGCAGCTGCGGGAGATCGCGGCCGCCTGCGCCGTGCCCCTCATGGTGTACAACCACGCCTTCATCTACTTCGACCAGTACGCGGCCATCATAGAGAACACGGTGCGCAACGTCATGGTCGCGTCGTCGGTTATGCTGCTGGTCTCCCTGCTGCTGATCCCGCACCCTGTGTGCTCCCTGTGGGTCACGTTTGCGATCACGTCGGTGATCGTGGGCGTCGTGGGGTTCATGGCCTTCTGGAGCGTGAACCTGGACTCCATATCCATGATCAACCTCGTCATTTGCATAGGGTTCTCTTTTGACTTCTCCGCGCACATATCCTATGCGTTTGTTTCCAGTTCTGAGACCTTAGTCGACAGGAAATCCGTCGAGGCACTGTACCTGCTGGGCTACCCGGTGCTGCAGAGCGCGATTTCGACAATCATAGGGGTGTGTGTTTTATTTGCAGCGAAAGCATACATTTTCAGGACTTTTGCTAAAATTATGTTCCTTGTTATGTTCTTTGGGGCCGTTCATGGCCTCATTTTTATTCCAGTGTTCTTAACATTCTTTGGAAAATGTTTGTGA